The following proteins come from a genomic window of Phnomibacter ginsenosidimutans:
- a CDS encoding DUF4194 domain-containing protein produces the protein MSNLFSEAHQSGTAYMPHVARVQPWARCAARLLRGPLFDDEEELWHKLSIYKTELIMWFEQIAVELIIDQRDGYAYLKQLELDDKGNTVGLVQRRPLSYEVTLLCVILRKMLDEFELNDTSNRNLYITRKLLRVELETFFKEKANRMKLIKELNRYIEEVAELGYLKKLKTDSTASEDDRFEVRRILKARFDEDTLQYFLTQMKGDIEA, from the coding sequence ATGAGCAACCTTTTTTCTGAAGCACACCAAAGCGGCACCGCCTATATGCCGCATGTAGCCCGGGTACAGCCCTGGGCTCGCTGTGCTGCCCGCTTGCTGCGAGGCCCGCTGTTTGATGATGAAGAAGAGCTCTGGCACAAGCTGAGCATTTACAAAACGGAGCTCATCATGTGGTTTGAGCAAATTGCGGTAGAGCTCATCATTGATCAACGGGATGGCTATGCTTACCTGAAGCAACTCGAACTCGATGACAAGGGCAACACCGTAGGTTTGGTGCAACGCCGTCCGTTGAGTTATGAAGTCACGTTGCTGTGTGTGATTCTGCGCAAAATGCTCGACGAGTTTGAGCTCAACGATACCAGCAACCGCAACCTCTACATCACCCGCAAGCTGCTACGGGTAGAGCTCGAAACTTTTTTTAAAGAGAAGGCCAACCGCATGAAACTCATCAAAGAGTTGAACCGCTACATAGAAGAAGTAGCCGAACTGGGGTACCTCAAAAAACTAAAAACGGACAGTACCGCCAGTGAAGACGATCGCTTTGAAGTACGCCGTATTTTGAAAGCCCGTTTTGATGAAGACACGTTACAATATTTTTTAACACAAATGAAAGGCGATATCGAAGCATAA
- a CDS encoding DUF3375 family protein, producing MTDTFFQYRSLQQLLHQSLSMKLLRSGHAAMSISFLHKMFRQQNVLQIDLAELTQKLADYLANLGFLEDSEEQQTLSYISSDYYERADTYLKRWADEDNRFIFINLDEKTHEPYVTLTRHTEKVFQALELLREKDFIGTESKLLDLFTKVQELVQRTNEDPEERIKALQEKRRQIDEEIKLIKQTGEVPVFEPWQIKSRWAEIERLSKELSGDFREVEENFKEIYKTISHRHADATLSKGQLLRLTFDALEELKTNDQGKSFYAFWEFLMDDEKQQQFTDMLQQVYDLLDHTDITYESRQLLQLKYMLHAAGIKVLETNQLLGYKLSRIVVEKERGNRRKTRDIINQILQQAIQQADRNEKKAPMAYVDDRPDISLPMDRRHGDRPSDNEFGTAPNAATLSIDQLTELHKLMDDGSIDKVVLQSNISSMLKKHKQVTLKQVIDKHGCTRGLAELLAYVSLAVHLRNASIQPDTIEDILFDKAQQKYLQVPQIIFN from the coding sequence ATGACGGATACTTTTTTTCAATATCGTTCGCTACAGCAATTGCTGCACCAGTCGCTCAGTATGAAACTGCTGCGGAGTGGCCATGCCGCCATGAGCATTTCGTTTTTACACAAAATGTTCCGGCAGCAAAATGTGTTGCAAATTGATTTGGCGGAGCTCACCCAAAAGCTGGCCGATTACCTGGCCAACCTTGGCTTTTTGGAAGACAGCGAAGAGCAGCAAACGCTGAGCTATATCAGCAGCGATTATTACGAACGGGCCGATACCTACCTCAAGCGCTGGGCCGATGAAGACAACCGTTTCATCTTCATCAACCTCGACGAAAAAACGCATGAGCCCTATGTAACACTCACCCGCCATACCGAAAAAGTATTTCAGGCGCTGGAGCTGCTGCGGGAAAAAGATTTTATAGGCACCGAAAGCAAACTGCTCGATTTGTTTACCAAAGTGCAGGAGCTGGTGCAGCGTACCAACGAAGATCCGGAAGAACGAATCAAAGCACTGCAAGAGAAACGCAGGCAGATTGATGAAGAAATAAAACTCATCAAACAAACGGGTGAAGTACCTGTGTTCGAGCCATGGCAAATTAAAAGCCGCTGGGCCGAAATAGAACGGCTGAGCAAAGAGCTGAGTGGCGACTTCCGCGAAGTGGAAGAAAACTTCAAGGAGATTTATAAAACCATCAGCCACCGCCATGCCGACGCTACGCTGAGCAAAGGCCAGCTGCTGCGCCTTACGTTTGATGCACTCGAAGAGTTGAAAACAAACGATCAGGGCAAAAGCTTTTATGCCTTCTGGGAGTTTTTGATGGATGATGAAAAGCAGCAACAGTTTACCGACATGTTGCAACAGGTGTACGACCTGCTGGACCATACCGACATTACCTACGAAAGCCGCCAGCTGCTGCAACTGAAATACATGCTGCATGCGGCGGGCATTAAAGTGTTGGAAACCAACCAGCTGCTGGGGTACAAGCTCAGCCGTATTGTAGTAGAAAAAGAAAGAGGCAACCGGCGCAAAACCAGAGATATCATCAACCAGATATTGCAGCAGGCCATACAGCAAGCCGACCGCAACGAAAAGAAAGCCCCCATGGCCTATGTAGATGACCGCCCTGATATAAGCCTGCCCATGGACAGGCGCCACGGCGACCGTCCCAGCGACAATGAATTTGGCACAGCACCCAATGCAGCAACCCTCAGCATAGACCAGCTGACGGAATTGCATAAATTGATGGACGATGGCAGCATAGACAAAGTGGTGCTGCAAAGCAACATCAGCAGTATGCTGAAGAAACACAAACAAGTAACACTCAAACAAGTGATAGACAAACATGGCTGTACCCGAGGATTGGCAGAGCTGCTGGCTTACGTGAGCCTGGCCGTACACCTTCGCAATGCCAGCATACAGCCCGACACGATAGAAGACATTTTGTTTGATAAGGCACAACAGAAATACCTGCAGGTGCCGCAAATCATATTTAATTGA
- the murI gene encoding glutamate racemase: MQASFPIGVFDSGYGGLTVFKSMVEQLPQYDYVYLGDNARSPYGPRSFDTVYEYTWQCVQWFFAQGCPLVILACNTASAKALRSIQQKNLPQLPDPSRRVLGVIRPTTEIIGRYSQTGKVGILGTKGTVTSDSYPIEIAKFWPQLHVYQQACPMWVPLVENNEHNSEGADFFVQEYLQQLMAQCPDIDTLLLACTHYPLLENKIRQYAAPGTRIVAQGDIVANSLVDYLQRHPEMAQRISTGGSRRFFTTDDTRSFDEQASVFYGAAVQSQHLDLHVAE; the protein is encoded by the coding sequence ATGCAGGCAAGTTTTCCCATAGGCGTTTTCGATTCTGGTTATGGCGGGCTCACCGTATTTAAAAGCATGGTGGAGCAACTGCCGCAGTACGATTATGTATACCTGGGCGACAATGCCCGCAGCCCCTACGGCCCCCGCAGTTTTGATACCGTGTACGAATACACCTGGCAATGTGTGCAATGGTTTTTTGCACAGGGTTGTCCGCTGGTGATACTGGCTTGCAATACCGCCAGTGCCAAAGCATTGCGCAGCATTCAGCAAAAAAACTTACCACAGCTGCCCGACCCCAGCCGCAGAGTGTTAGGTGTGATACGGCCCACTACCGAAATCATTGGCCGCTATTCGCAAACAGGCAAAGTGGGCATACTCGGCACCAAGGGCACCGTTACATCCGATTCATACCCGATAGAAATAGCCAAATTCTGGCCGCAATTGCACGTGTATCAGCAGGCCTGCCCTATGTGGGTACCGCTGGTAGAAAACAATGAACACAACAGCGAAGGCGCCGATTTTTTTGTGCAGGAATATTTGCAGCAGCTCATGGCACAATGCCCCGATATTGACACGTTGCTGCTGGCTTGTACGCATTATCCGTTGTTGGAAAACAAGATTCGTCAATACGCCGCACCGGGCACCCGCATTGTAGCACAGGGCGATATTGTGGCCAATAGTTTGGTGGATTATTTGCAGCGTCATCCGGAAATGGCGCAACGCATTTCTACCGGTGGCAGCCGTCGTTTTTTTACCACTGATGATACCCGCAGCTTTGATGAACAAGCCTCCGTTTTTTACGGCGCCGCTGTGCAATCACAACATCTCGATTTGCATGTAGCGGAATAA
- a CDS encoding ABA4-like family protein, protein MNYELVYQAVNLLALVAWLYLLLLYRRPETTTVLAGTVVAALCITYAVCLYQNLGPTDPQSFQTLAGLQSLQGSAGAVLTGWIHYLAFDLLAGLWMVGNAQQHGISRWLLSLCLVFTFMLGPVGVLLYFVVRWWRTGQYWSAHHAQ, encoded by the coding sequence ATGAATTACGAATTGGTTTATCAAGCCGTTAACCTGTTGGCCCTTGTGGCCTGGCTGTACTTGCTGCTCTTGTATCGCCGCCCCGAAACAACTACGGTACTGGCCGGTACGGTGGTGGCTGCGCTGTGCATTACCTATGCTGTTTGCTTGTATCAAAACCTCGGCCCCACCGATCCGCAATCTTTTCAAACGCTGGCAGGCCTGCAGTCGTTGCAAGGCTCAGCGGGTGCCGTACTCACCGGTTGGATTCATTACCTCGCCTTCGATTTGCTGGCCGGCTTATGGATGGTGGGCAACGCACAACAGCATGGCATTTCCCGTTGGTTGTTGTCGCTGTGTTTGGTTTTTACGTTCATGCTCGGTCCGGTAGGTGTATTGCTTTACTTTGTGGTGCGTTGGTGGCGTACCGGTCAGTATTGGTCAGCACATCATGCGCAGTAA
- a CDS encoding response regulator transcription factor, with protein sequence MMPTILYVEDEVFLGKIVKETLESRGYAVVMEDDGAKVMQAYLKAQPAICVLDVMLPNKDGFTLAREIRQQNATVPILFLTAKTQTEDVVKGFGEGGNDYLRKPFSMEELIARINNLLQLTGHQPTEKADADTIAIGQYQFNKPRQVLHFQQEERKLSYRESELLLYLFEHRNHIIERRDLLNAIWGNDSIFNSRNLDVYITKIRSYLKEDPSLEILTIKGVGYRFVT encoded by the coding sequence ATGATGCCAACCATTTTATATGTAGAAGATGAAGTCTTTCTGGGCAAGATTGTAAAGGAAACACTCGAGAGCCGCGGCTATGCCGTGGTGATGGAAGACGATGGTGCCAAAGTAATGCAGGCTTATCTAAAAGCTCAGCCCGCTATTTGTGTGCTGGATGTAATGCTACCCAACAAAGACGGATTTACGCTGGCACGGGAAATACGCCAGCAAAATGCCACCGTGCCTATTTTGTTTTTAACGGCCAAAACGCAAACCGAAGATGTAGTGAAAGGTTTTGGTGAAGGTGGCAATGATTATTTGCGCAAGCCTTTCAGTATGGAAGAGTTGATTGCCCGTATCAATAATCTGCTGCAGTTAACCGGACATCAGCCTACAGAAAAAGCGGATGCGGATACCATTGCCATTGGCCAGTATCAATTCAATAAACCCCGGCAGGTATTGCACTTTCAGCAGGAAGAACGCAAACTCTCTTACCGCGAAAGCGAATTGCTGTTGTACTTGTTTGAACACCGCAACCACATCATCGAACGGCGGGATTTGCTGAATGCCATTTGGGGAAACGACAGCATTTTCAACAGCCGTAATCTGGATGTGTACATCACCAAAATCCGCAGCTATCTTAAAGAAGATCCATCGCTGGAAATACTCACCATCAAAGGGGTGGGTTATCGGTTTGTAACGTAG
- a CDS encoding sensor histidine kinase, whose translation MAHLFSLAMLGITVTAFLFLFRSLKTQQRLALLKNDFISNMTHELKTPIATVGVAIEALKSFHALNDPKRTQEYLDISAGELQRLNLLVDKVLRVSMFEQDKMELQQTVTDLTALAQQVVSSMRLQLEKAHAHCELHAAPAVMVKADALHLQSVLYNLLDNALKYSGDHPSIDIHIKQTDGRVQLRVSDKGEGIPAEYSDKVFDKFFRVPHGDTHNIKGYGLGLSYVAEVIKKHGGSIRVEPVQPHGACFVIELQSA comes from the coding sequence GTGGCCCATCTTTTTTCATTGGCCATGCTCGGCATTACGGTTACTGCTTTTTTGTTTTTGTTCCGAAGCTTGAAAACACAGCAACGGCTGGCATTGCTGAAAAACGATTTCATCAGCAACATGACGCATGAGTTGAAAACGCCGATAGCCACCGTAGGTGTAGCCATCGAAGCATTGAAAAGTTTTCATGCACTCAACGATCCGAAACGTACACAGGAATACCTCGATATATCGGCCGGCGAACTGCAACGGCTTAACCTGCTGGTAGATAAAGTGCTGCGGGTATCGATGTTTGAGCAAGACAAAATGGAGCTGCAACAAACAGTAACAGACCTGACTGCGCTGGCGCAACAAGTAGTAAGCAGCATGCGGTTGCAATTGGAAAAAGCACATGCACATTGTGAGCTGCATGCCGCACCTGCAGTTATGGTAAAAGCAGATGCACTGCACCTGCAAAGTGTGCTGTACAACCTGCTGGATAATGCGCTTAAATACAGTGGCGATCATCCTTCTATCGACATTCACATAAAGCAAACCGACGGCCGTGTGCAGCTACGTGTAAGCGATAAAGGCGAGGGGATACCTGCAGAGTATAGCGATAAAGTATTCGATAAATTCTTTCGGGTGCCGCATGGCGATACGCACAACATTAAAGGCTATGGCCTTGGCCTGAGCTATGTAGCCGAAGTGATTAAAAAACATGGCGGTAGCATTCGGGTAGAGCCGGTGCAACCACACGGAGCTTGTTTTGTGATTGAACTGCAGTCGGCGTAA
- a CDS encoding GLPGLI family protein, which produces MKCKWIGIALLAVSVSATAQVKEGKVIYERKINMHKRLPPEAEQMRAMIPEFQTSKMELSFNPTQSLYKNVVEETNELPTGDGAGGGGMRGGMMFRFGGGNPNDETFRDYEKELIVESRELGPKKYLIDDTLRPMKWKLEQDTMTINGYLCYKATTVTSAFGMGGMRMNAGGGGQQRPAGDSAQGGNQQRRFNIPAEQKVEAWFTQDIETSAGPDNYFGLPGLILKVVVDEGTITYTALSVDTQAKANVKTPTSGKKITRQEYMKMMQQQFQGMRPPGGGGGGQRIIISQ; this is translated from the coding sequence ATGAAATGTAAATGGATAGGCATTGCCTTACTGGCTGTGTCGGTATCGGCTACTGCACAGGTAAAAGAAGGCAAGGTGATTTATGAAAGAAAAATCAACATGCACAAGCGCCTGCCACCTGAAGCAGAGCAAATGCGGGCCATGATTCCCGAGTTTCAGACCAGCAAAATGGAGCTGAGTTTCAACCCTACTCAATCGTTGTATAAAAATGTGGTTGAAGAAACCAACGAGCTGCCCACCGGCGATGGCGCAGGTGGCGGTGGCATGCGTGGTGGCATGATGTTTCGCTTTGGCGGCGGCAACCCCAACGATGAAACCTTTCGTGACTATGAAAAGGAACTGATTGTAGAAAGCCGTGAGCTGGGCCCCAAAAAATATTTGATTGACGATACGCTTCGCCCCATGAAGTGGAAGCTGGAGCAAGATACCATGACCATTAACGGATACCTGTGCTACAAAGCCACAACTGTAACCAGTGCTTTTGGCATGGGTGGCATGCGCATGAATGCCGGTGGCGGTGGCCAGCAGCGCCCTGCTGGTGATAGTGCACAGGGCGGCAATCAGCAACGTCGTTTCAACATTCCTGCTGAGCAAAAAGTAGAAGCCTGGTTTACACAGGATATTGAAACCAGTGCCGGCCCCGATAACTACTTTGGCCTGCCCGGTTTGATACTGAAAGTGGTGGTAGATGAAGGCACCATTACCTACACAGCCCTGAGTGTAGATACACAAGCCAAAGCCAATGTGAAAACACCCACTTCAGGTAAAAAAATTACCCGTCAGGAGTATATGAAAATGATGCAGCAGCAGTTTCAAGGCATGCGTCCTCCCGGTGGTGGAGGCGGCGGTCAGCGCATCATCATCAGCCAATAA
- a CDS encoding Bax inhibitor-1/YccA family protein: protein MSLFKSGNPTLGEKSFQGLSIAGSGGGAMTARGTMNKLGFMMLLLLGAALFTWNAFYKGQQVTGYLWTGAIGGLVLALIMTFKKEWSPYLAPAYAILEGLFIGAISAVYNFAFAENMPNIITNAVGLTMGTALAMFLLYNFRIIKATERFKSIIFTATAGIAIFYLIVMVVRMFGVEMDFMHDSSMLGIGISLFVVAIAALNLILDFDMIEQGAAYGAPKYMEWYGAFGLMVTLVWLYLEILRLLSRFSSRD from the coding sequence ATGTCTTTATTCAAATCGGGTAACCCTACATTGGGAGAAAAATCTTTTCAGGGCTTGTCGATTGCCGGTTCTGGCGGTGGCGCCATGACAGCCCGTGGCACTATGAACAAGCTTGGCTTTATGATGCTGCTCTTGTTGGGTGCCGCATTGTTTACCTGGAATGCTTTTTACAAAGGCCAACAGGTAACCGGTTATTTGTGGACAGGTGCTATTGGCGGCTTGGTACTGGCACTCATCATGACGTTTAAAAAAGAATGGTCGCCTTACCTGGCTCCTGCATACGCTATTTTGGAAGGTTTGTTTATCGGTGCAATTTCAGCGGTGTACAATTTTGCTTTTGCAGAAAACATGCCCAATATCATTACAAATGCCGTAGGCCTTACCATGGGCACTGCACTGGCTATGTTTTTGCTGTACAACTTCCGCATCATTAAAGCCACAGAGCGTTTTAAGTCAATCATTTTTACTGCTACTGCAGGCATCGCTATTTTCTACCTTATTGTAATGGTGGTGCGCATGTTTGGTGTAGAAATGGATTTTATGCACGACAGCTCAATGCTCGGCATTGGCATCAGCCTGTTTGTGGTAGCCATTGCTGCGCTGAACCTCATCCTCGATTTTGACATGATTGAGCAAGGCGCTGCATACGGTGCACCCAAATACATGGAGTGGTACGGTGCTTTTGGCCTGATGGTAACGCTGGTATGGTTGTATCTCGAAATCCTGCGTTTGCTCAGCCGCTTTAGCAGCAGAGATTAA
- a CDS encoding DUF5686 family protein, with the protein MKIFGAKLLLLLCGGFVAQVALAQTTLIRGIVKDSHNEEPIPFASVEVYPARKGAVTDSLGNFSIDITGYAADSLFVSYVGYFRKALAIAELNLSKPVIINLEREVSGGVLVKTKANWGLILWRKVVRRKPYNDRSRFSNYSYEVHNKLELDLNKVNAEKIKEMKLLKPFAFVLNNVDTTEAGPPFLPIYLAETISDYWYSSNPKRRREEIKASKTNGIDNESVTRQLGSMYQNVNVYNNFIPVFDKQFVSPLSDNGDAYYNYRIADTVMLNGRRYYHWLFSPKRKGESTFEGDAWIHDSTFAVQRIQLRIDATSTVNFVENLSIYQDYRLIDDSLWFLSKDKFIADIYPIGKNKSGMKGRKTTTYRNVLVNNDAVLQELAKNTLPEQVIVLPGSEEKNEGFWSDARHEELNKNEQAIYKMIDTLQQMPIFKKYYNTVSFLTTGYKPIGNYEIGPWFNWISLNAWEGLRTRFDLGTTPGFNKNMYLHGYLAYGFGDKKLKGKAELYYFFEKNPRKMLHVSYLNDLDNGQNYYDEVSLDNIFTLAIRKPDIPIKFMKVERQEIEYFTSNEKGWSLKLEARRTQYEPLKNIPLKNNFTGGKGQALTNFETTVAVRFAYLERFLNGNYFRTKPRQRLSHS; encoded by the coding sequence ATGAAAATTTTTGGCGCAAAGCTGCTGCTGCTTTTGTGTGGAGGATTCGTTGCACAAGTAGCCTTAGCGCAAACCACACTCATTCGCGGCATTGTGAAAGACAGTCACAATGAAGAGCCCATCCCCTTCGCATCGGTCGAAGTGTATCCTGCCCGCAAAGGCGCAGTCACCGATTCATTGGGCAATTTCAGCATCGACATTACGGGCTATGCTGCCGATTCATTGTTTGTAAGTTATGTGGGCTATTTCCGAAAAGCGTTAGCCATTGCAGAGCTCAATCTGAGCAAGCCTGTCATCATTAATTTAGAAAGAGAAGTATCGGGTGGTGTGTTGGTAAAAACCAAGGCCAACTGGGGCCTCATTTTGTGGCGCAAAGTGGTGCGTCGCAAACCCTACAACGACCGCAGCCGCTTTAGCAATTACAGCTACGAGGTACACAACAAACTGGAGCTCGACCTGAACAAGGTGAATGCAGAAAAGATAAAAGAAATGAAACTGCTGAAGCCTTTTGCTTTTGTGCTGAATAATGTGGATACCACCGAAGCCGGGCCGCCGTTTTTGCCCATTTACCTCGCCGAAACCATCAGTGATTATTGGTACAGCAGCAACCCCAAACGCAGACGGGAAGAAATAAAAGCCAGCAAAACAAACGGCATCGACAACGAGAGTGTAACACGCCAATTGGGCAGCATGTACCAGAATGTAAACGTGTACAACAACTTCATTCCGGTGTTCGATAAGCAGTTTGTAAGTCCGCTGAGCGACAATGGCGATGCATATTACAACTACCGCATTGCAGATACCGTGATGCTCAATGGCCGGCGCTACTACCATTGGTTGTTTTCGCCAAAGCGCAAAGGCGAAAGCACTTTTGAAGGCGATGCGTGGATACACGATTCCACCTTTGCCGTACAGCGTATCCAACTTCGTATTGATGCAACATCCACCGTCAACTTTGTAGAGAACCTGAGCATTTATCAGGACTATCGCCTGATCGACGATTCGCTGTGGTTTTTATCGAAAGACAAATTCATTGCCGATATCTATCCTATTGGTAAAAACAAAAGTGGTATGAAGGGCCGCAAAACCACCACGTACAGAAATGTGCTGGTAAATAATGATGCGGTACTGCAAGAGCTGGCCAAAAATACCTTGCCCGAACAGGTAATAGTATTGCCTGGCTCAGAAGAAAAAAACGAAGGCTTTTGGAGCGATGCCCGACACGAGGAGCTCAATAAAAATGAGCAGGCCATTTACAAAATGATTGACACGCTGCAGCAAATGCCCATCTTCAAAAAGTATTACAACACCGTTTCTTTTTTGACAACAGGATACAAGCCCATTGGCAATTATGAAATTGGTCCGTGGTTCAACTGGATAAGCCTGAATGCATGGGAAGGCCTGCGTACCCGTTTTGATTTGGGCACCACACCGGGCTTCAACAAAAACATGTACCTGCATGGCTATCTGGCCTACGGCTTTGGCGACAAGAAACTCAAAGGCAAAGCGGAGTTGTATTATTTCTTCGAAAAAAATCCGCGGAAGATGCTGCATGTATCTTACCTCAACGATTTAGACAACGGACAGAATTATTATGATGAAGTAAGCCTCGACAACATTTTTACACTAGCCATTCGCAAGCCCGATATTCCCATCAAGTTCATGAAAGTTGAACGGCAGGAAATAGAATATTTTACCAGCAACGAAAAGGGTTGGTCGCTCAAGTTGGAAGCCCGCCGCACCCAATACGAGCCGTTGAAAAATATACCGCTGAAAAACAATTTTACGGGTGGTAAGGGCCAGGCACTCACCAACTTTGAAACCACGGTTGCGGTACGCTTTGCCTATCTCGAACGCTTTTTGAACGGCAACTATTTCCGCACCAAGCCTCGGCAGCGATTATCCCATAGCTGA
- a CDS encoding M28 family peptidase — MKLSRIACLCTLSAAALMTSPELLAQSKKQRKAIAAANTQIENNLKTFVGVLASDSLEGRRTGTAGEAKAVAYIEQYYKQLGIPGANNGSYQQPFVIDEGKMANASLLQLDDAVLKAGTEYFPLPWSGLQSIDASSAAALQEIGSPWWYDLKEDLEANKNNPHLLPEQLIRDKAVAAAKKGATALLVYNSAAGEEVIKYNAKDRSDAVAIPVFYIQKDAVHKYKIDASVSFHVKAKAAFTQQQRNGTNVAAIINNNAAQTIILGAHLDHLGYGEDANSRHTGDAAIHNGADDNASGTAALMEVARLLKEKPNKSFNYLLAAL; from the coding sequence ATGAAACTTTCCCGTATCGCCTGCTTGTGTACGCTGAGTGCCGCTGCGCTGATGACCAGCCCCGAACTGCTGGCACAATCCAAAAAACAACGCAAAGCCATTGCCGCGGCCAACACACAAATTGAAAATAACCTCAAAACTTTTGTAGGTGTACTGGCCAGCGATAGCCTCGAAGGCCGCCGCACCGGTACGGCCGGCGAAGCCAAAGCCGTTGCATACATCGAGCAGTATTACAAGCAACTGGGCATACCCGGCGCCAACAACGGCAGCTATCAACAGCCGTTTGTGATAGATGAAGGAAAGATGGCCAATGCCAGCTTACTGCAATTGGATGATGCAGTGCTGAAAGCAGGAACTGAATATTTTCCGCTGCCCTGGAGTGGCTTACAATCCATTGATGCCAGCAGCGCTGCCGCCCTGCAAGAAATTGGCAGCCCATGGTGGTACGATTTGAAAGAAGACCTCGAAGCCAACAAAAACAATCCACACCTGCTGCCGGAGCAGCTCATTCGCGACAAAGCCGTGGCTGCCGCCAAAAAAGGCGCTACCGCATTGCTGGTATACAACAGCGCTGCCGGCGAAGAAGTGATTAAATACAATGCCAAAGACCGCTCCGATGCTGTGGCCATTCCGGTGTTTTATATTCAGAAAGATGCTGTGCATAAATACAAGATAGATGCCAGTGTTTCTTTTCATGTAAAAGCAAAAGCGGCATTTACACAGCAACAAAGAAATGGTACTAACGTAGCAGCCATCATCAACAACAATGCAGCGCAAACCATCATACTGGGTGCACACCTCGATCACCTGGGCTATGGCGAAGATGCCAACAGCCGCCACACCGGCGATGCCGCCATACACAACGGTGCCGACGACAATGCCAGTGGAACAGCTGCTCTCATGGAAGTAGCCCGTTTGCTGAAAGAAAAACCCAACAAATCTTTCAACTATTTGCTTGCTGCACTTTAG
- a CDS encoding M28 family peptidase, which yields MLHFSGEELGLYGSKFYTEHPLVDVKQVNYMINMDMVGRLNDSSKVLTIGGIGTSPAWPSILKMNEQTDFTIKVDSSGTGPSDHTSFYRKDLPVLFFFTGLHTDYHKPSDDAQLINYSGTRKIVQYISRIIDQTPAAEKLAFTKTKEQQMGGGRFKVSIGIMPDYTFSGQGVKADGVIDGRPAQKAGVQAGDVIIQLGEHLITSVETYMQALNRFDKGQQTTVTIKRGNEIKEFAISF from the coding sequence TTGCTGCACTTTAGCGGCGAAGAGCTTGGTTTGTATGGCAGTAAATTTTATACAGAACATCCGTTGGTAGATGTAAAGCAGGTGAACTACATGATAAACATGGACATGGTGGGCCGACTGAATGATAGCAGCAAAGTGCTTACCATTGGTGGCATTGGTACTTCACCTGCATGGCCATCCATTTTGAAAATGAATGAGCAAACAGATTTTACCATCAAGGTAGACAGCAGCGGCACCGGCCCCAGCGATCATACTTCTTTCTATCGCAAAGACCTGCCTGTGTTGTTTTTCTTTACCGGTTTGCATACCGATTACCACAAGCCCAGCGACGATGCGCAGCTGATCAACTACAGCGGTACCCGCAAGATTGTGCAGTACATCAGCCGCATCATCGATCAAACACCGGCAGCAGAAAAACTGGCGTTTACCAAAACCAAAGAACAGCAAATGGGTGGTGGCCGCTTCAAGGTTTCTATCGGTATTATGCCCGACTATACGTTTAGCGGACAAGGCGTAAAAGCCGATGGTGTAATTGATGGCCGCCCTGCTCAAAAAGCCGGTGTACAAGCCGGTGATGTCATCATTCAACTGGGTGAGCACCTCATAACCAGTGTAGAAACGTACATGCAAGCCCTCAACCGTTTTGATAAAGGACAACAAACCACCGTTACCATCAAGCGGGGCAATGAGATCAAAGAGTTTGCCATTAGTTTTTAA
- a CDS encoding IPExxxVDY family protein, with protein sequence MAKWTLDNELLAEAFFEDARLFGIQCPASPQKFVWLVNNHFAFDFRYSAGSEVEMKKKGRTFTFPLFRFFENHLNVEHIIYANHCDGEYLLPELKHTDFLWLIKSDNHSASFLDLLANELRKVSQIQLVTLLSNDKIKNKQQLVL encoded by the coding sequence GTGGCCAAATGGACATTAGATAACGAATTACTAGCCGAGGCATTTTTTGAAGATGCCCGCTTGTTTGGCATTCAATGTCCTGCATCGCCCCAGAAATTTGTGTGGTTGGTCAACAATCATTTTGCTTTCGATTTCAGGTACAGCGCCGGCAGCGAAGTAGAAATGAAAAAGAAGGGACGCACATTCACATTCCCGCTGTTTCGTTTTTTCGAAAATCATTTGAATGTAGAACACATCATTTACGCCAACCATTGCGATGGTGAGTATTTGCTGCCCGAACTAAAGCACACCGATTTTTTGTGGCTCATCAAAAGTGATAACCATAGTGCCAGCTTTCTCGACCTACTGGCCAATGAGCTGCGCAAAGTGAGCCAGATACAACTGGTTACCCTGCTGAGCAATGATAAGATTAAGAACAAACAGCAGCTGGTATTGTAA